From one Microbacterium sp. 10M-3C3 genomic stretch:
- a CDS encoding SDR family oxidoreductase yields MTDAPAPLENPLTRYRRVEPPVQHQPEPGVQSEMTPVPDLGEDSYRGSGRLTGRKALITGGDSGIGGAVAIAFAREGADVAIVHLPDEQSDADHVLEHVRAAGRTGVSIATDISDAAACRALVAEAVDALGGLDIVVNNAGKQVAVPRLEDLSDEQFEQTFRTNVFATFWITKAAVAHLPAGSSIINTASLEAYKPAPDRLDYAATKAAINNLSKGLALQLAERGIRVNVVAPGPTWTALQVSGGVSDEQMEHFDDESTYQRAGQPAEIAPAYVFLASADASYVSGETLNVNGGMVTP; encoded by the coding sequence ATGACCGACGCACCCGCCCCCCTCGAGAACCCGCTCACGCGCTACCGGCGCGTCGAGCCGCCCGTGCAGCATCAGCCCGAGCCGGGCGTGCAGTCCGAGATGACGCCCGTGCCCGACCTCGGCGAGGACAGCTACCGGGGGAGCGGGCGCCTCACCGGACGCAAGGCGCTCATCACGGGCGGCGACTCGGGCATCGGCGGGGCCGTGGCGATCGCGTTCGCGCGAGAGGGTGCCGACGTGGCGATCGTGCATCTTCCCGACGAGCAGTCCGACGCCGACCACGTGCTCGAACACGTGCGCGCCGCCGGGCGCACGGGCGTGTCGATCGCGACGGACATCTCGGATGCTGCCGCGTGCCGCGCGCTCGTCGCCGAGGCGGTCGACGCCCTCGGGGGCCTGGACATCGTGGTGAACAACGCCGGCAAGCAGGTCGCCGTGCCGCGCCTGGAGGACCTGTCCGACGAGCAGTTCGAGCAGACGTTCCGCACCAATGTGTTCGCGACCTTCTGGATCACGAAGGCGGCCGTCGCGCACCTCCCGGCGGGGAGCAGCATCATCAACACGGCGTCGCTCGAGGCCTACAAGCCGGCGCCCGACCGGCTGGACTACGCCGCGACGAAGGCTGCGATCAACAATCTGTCGAAGGGGCTCGCGCTGCAGCTGGCCGAGCGCGGCATCCGCGTGAACGTGGTCGCGCCCGGTCCGACCTGGACGGCGCTGCAGGTCAGCGGGGGAGTCTCCGACGAGCAGATGGAGCATTTCGACGACGAGAGCACGTACCAGCGCGCCGGCCAGCCGGCTGAGATCGCGCCGGCGTACGTCTTCCTGGCCTCCGCCGACGCGTCGTATGTGTCGGGCGAGACGCTCAATGTCAACGGCGGCATGGTCACACCGTGA
- a CDS encoding geranylgeranyl reductase family protein, which produces MAAADLAAHVTRVWDVVVVGAGPAGSTAARVAAAAGASVLLLDRAEFPRYKTCGGGLIGVSRAHVPSAVLETVEQHIFEVEFTHDGRDPVRLHSADPLLAMVRRERFDAALVAEAERAGATFVSGVTVRTVAQEDDGPVRLETTGGALEARAVIGADGVGGRIGRYVGVEPERVDLGLEEEVAAPGGAAGPRPVRLDWGPGPGSYAWVFPKAEVDTVGVIERKGPADGTRAYLRSWVAAQTPDAAVERSSGHLTQWRRHISPLRRGAVLVAGDAAGLLEPWMREGISFALRSGELAGRAAAGFAMGDDAVLDAYAHDVEATLGVEMRVGELLLAVFEKRPGLLHLLIKRTRQGRRFFARFCTGEVSLADLAERRWVMRALRALGQPSERVKGLHR; this is translated from the coding sequence GTGGCTGCCGCCGATCTCGCCGCCCACGTCACGCGCGTGTGGGACGTCGTCGTGGTGGGCGCGGGGCCGGCGGGTTCGACCGCGGCCCGGGTCGCTGCCGCGGCGGGGGCGAGCGTGCTCCTCCTGGATCGCGCGGAGTTCCCGCGGTACAAGACGTGCGGCGGCGGCCTCATCGGCGTCAGTCGCGCGCACGTGCCCTCGGCCGTGCTCGAGACGGTCGAGCAGCACATCTTCGAGGTCGAGTTCACCCACGACGGTCGCGACCCGGTGCGCCTGCACAGCGCGGACCCGCTCCTGGCGATGGTGCGGCGCGAGCGCTTCGACGCGGCGCTGGTCGCGGAGGCCGAGCGCGCGGGCGCGACGTTCGTGTCGGGCGTCACGGTGCGCACGGTTGCGCAGGAAGACGACGGTCCGGTGCGGCTCGAAACGACCGGCGGCGCTCTCGAAGCGCGCGCCGTGATCGGAGCCGACGGCGTCGGCGGGCGCATCGGACGCTACGTCGGGGTCGAGCCGGAGCGGGTCGACCTCGGGCTCGAGGAGGAGGTCGCCGCTCCCGGCGGTGCGGCGGGTCCGCGGCCCGTGCGGCTGGACTGGGGCCCCGGTCCCGGCAGCTACGCGTGGGTGTTCCCGAAGGCCGAGGTCGACACCGTCGGGGTGATCGAGCGCAAGGGCCCGGCGGACGGCACACGCGCCTACCTGCGGTCGTGGGTCGCGGCGCAGACCCCGGATGCGGCGGTCGAGCGATCGAGCGGACACCTCACGCAATGGCGCCGGCACATCTCGCCCCTGCGCCGCGGGGCGGTGCTCGTCGCCGGTGACGCCGCGGGACTCCTCGAGCCGTGGATGCGCGAGGGCATCTCGTTCGCGCTGCGCTCCGGCGAGCTCGCGGGCCGCGCGGCGGCGGGCTTCGCCATGGGTGACGACGCCGTTCTCGACGCATACGCGCACGACGTCGAGGCGACCCTCGGCGTCGAGATGCGCGTCGGGGAGCTGCTCCTCGCGGTGTTCGAGAAGCGGCCGGGACTGCTGCATCTGCTGATCAAGCGCACGCGGCAGGGACGCCGCTTCTTCGCGCGGTTCTGCACGGGCGAGGTGAGCCTGGCCGACCTCGCCGAGCGGCGCTGGGTCATGCGGGCCCTGCGCGCGCTCGGACAGCCCAGCGAGCGTGTCAAGGGCCTGCATCGGTAA
- a CDS encoding winged helix DNA-binding protein, whose amino-acid sequence MTDSGKATGSRSLSADDFPYRSELLANLSALILLWDSPALQGEILAKTGESIDQQSHQTLRHLLAWGPMRPTVLSEVLATGASHVSKIVRRLEGDGLVERTTDPTDGRATLIRLTDAGEEAARGVYALGDRMIAEVLEGWSAADIRRYTALTKRFVADAIASADRMLERGLLPAENRTASD is encoded by the coding sequence ATGACCGACAGCGGGAAGGCCACCGGCTCGCGCTCCCTGAGCGCCGACGACTTCCCCTACCGGTCGGAGCTCCTGGCGAACCTGAGCGCCCTGATCCTCCTGTGGGACTCTCCCGCGCTCCAGGGCGAGATCCTCGCCAAGACCGGCGAGAGCATCGATCAGCAGTCCCACCAGACGCTGCGGCACCTGCTCGCGTGGGGCCCGATGCGGCCGACCGTGCTCTCGGAGGTGCTGGCCACGGGCGCGTCGCACGTCAGCAAGATCGTGCGACGACTCGAGGGGGACGGCCTCGTGGAGCGCACCACCGATCCGACCGATGGGCGCGCCACCCTGATCCGCCTCACGGACGCCGGCGAGGAGGCCGCCCGCGGCGTCTACGCCCTCGGCGACCGCATGATCGCCGAGGTGCTCGAGGGCTGGTCGGCCGCCGACATACGCCGCTACACCGCGCTCACCAAGCGCTTCGTAGCCGATGCGATCGCCTCCGCCGATCGGATGCTCGAGCGCGGCCTGCTGCCCGCGGAGAACCGCACCGCATCTGATTAG
- a CDS encoding DUF2510 domain-containing protein: MSDAQAGWYDDGTGTKRWWDGQAWTDRVQPPPPPEPGLSGFIDRAQADAVAGAQPRPAPAGASYVVLQVVLKEKFFGTGSGNLTELEKVINRQASLGYRLHTITTASSGSTGFGGGDRIQATMVFEKVG; the protein is encoded by the coding sequence ATGAGCGACGCGCAGGCCGGCTGGTACGACGACGGCACGGGCACGAAGCGGTGGTGGGACGGTCAGGCCTGGACCGATCGGGTGCAACCGCCCCCACCGCCGGAGCCCGGCCTCTCCGGCTTCATCGACCGCGCCCAGGCCGACGCGGTCGCCGGGGCGCAACCGCGACCCGCGCCCGCAGGCGCGAGTTACGTGGTGCTGCAGGTCGTGCTGAAGGAGAAGTTCTTCGGGACGGGATCGGGGAATCTCACCGAGCTGGAGAAGGTCATCAATCGCCAGGCATCGCTCGGCTACCGCCTGCATACGATCACGACTGCGTCATCGGGCAGCACGGGATTCGGTGGCGGCGATCGCATCCAGGCCACGATGGTCTTCGAGAAAGTCGGTTGA
- a CDS encoding CBS domain-containing protein — MAVARDIMTPAPQCVGEKQTLVEAARLLADLDVGALPICGEDNRLKGMLTDRDIVVKCLAQGGDPASTTAGQLAEGKPVTIGADDSLEEALSVMAAHQVRRLPVIDGHDLVGIIAQADIARALPSDDTGETVEAISEE, encoded by the coding sequence ATGGCCGTCGCACGCGACATCATGACCCCCGCCCCGCAGTGCGTGGGGGAGAAGCAGACCCTGGTGGAGGCCGCGCGGCTGCTCGCCGACCTCGACGTCGGCGCGCTGCCGATCTGCGGGGAGGACAACCGTCTCAAGGGCATGCTCACCGACCGGGACATCGTCGTGAAGTGCCTCGCGCAGGGCGGCGACCCGGCCTCGACGACGGCCGGCCAGCTGGCGGAGGGCAAGCCTGTCACGATCGGCGCCGACGACAGCCTCGAGGAGGCGCTGTCGGTCATGGCCGCGCACCAGGTGCGCCGGCTCCCCGTGATCGACGGGCACGACCTCGTCGGCATCATCGCGCAGGCAGACATCGCACGGGCGCTCCCGTCGGACGACACGGGCGAGACCGTCGAGGCGATCTCCGAGGAGTAG
- a CDS encoding GMC family oxidoreductase gives MRTYRLDEEVDVVVVGTGAGGAPLLAELARRGMRVVALEAGPHFDDADFTPDEPASVRINWMSERLSGGEQPTAFGTNNSGRGVGGSMLHWGAFTPRPDRRDLRLRTETGEGRDWPIDADELLRYVARVEADIGVSGPTPYPWDDTRAYAYPPAKRNTPAELVARGCDAVGIRATDAPAAVLTRARLQPDGPERAACMGCGACHQGCRNGAKASTANTYLPAAVAAGAEIRAEAMVHGIERDASGPITAVVYRQDGIDRRQRCRALVLAAGGVETPRLLLWTGLANGSGQVGRNFLAHGATQVWGRFDEPVRGHRGYPSSLISEDMMRPHGADFAGGYLMQSLGVMPLTFATTLARGGGLWGRELMQRIDQARFMAGIGINAECLPSDDNRLELSDELDEHGIPRAVVTFTAGENERAIDRHATGTMVRIMTAARAQETIVLARTAHTIGTCRMSEHPDDGVVDASGRSHEIPNLWICDNSVFPSALAANPALTIMALSLRTADALARG, from the coding sequence ATGCGCACCTATCGTCTGGACGAGGAGGTCGACGTCGTCGTGGTCGGCACGGGCGCCGGCGGAGCGCCGCTCCTGGCCGAGCTCGCCCGCCGCGGGATGCGGGTCGTGGCGCTCGAGGCCGGGCCGCATTTCGACGATGCCGACTTCACGCCGGACGAACCGGCGTCGGTGCGGATCAACTGGATGTCGGAGCGACTCAGCGGCGGCGAGCAGCCCACCGCGTTCGGCACGAACAACAGCGGCCGGGGTGTGGGCGGCTCGATGCTGCACTGGGGTGCCTTCACGCCACGTCCCGACCGCCGCGACCTGCGACTGCGGACCGAGACGGGCGAAGGGCGCGACTGGCCGATCGACGCGGACGAGCTGCTCCGCTACGTCGCGCGGGTCGAGGCCGACATCGGGGTCTCGGGTCCGACTCCGTATCCGTGGGACGACACCCGGGCGTACGCCTACCCGCCGGCGAAGCGCAACACCCCCGCCGAGCTCGTCGCGCGCGGATGCGACGCCGTGGGCATCCGCGCGACCGACGCGCCGGCCGCCGTGCTCACGCGGGCGCGGCTGCAGCCGGACGGACCCGAGCGCGCGGCGTGCATGGGCTGCGGGGCGTGTCATCAGGGCTGCCGGAACGGCGCGAAGGCGTCGACGGCGAACACGTATCTGCCGGCGGCGGTGGCCGCGGGGGCGGAGATCCGCGCCGAGGCCATGGTGCACGGCATCGAGCGGGACGCGTCGGGCCCCATCACCGCAGTGGTGTATCGCCAGGACGGCATCGACCGGCGTCAGCGGTGCCGTGCCCTCGTGCTCGCAGCGGGCGGCGTCGAGACGCCGAGACTCCTCCTGTGGACGGGGCTCGCGAACGGCAGCGGACAGGTGGGGCGCAATTTCCTCGCGCACGGCGCGACGCAGGTGTGGGGCCGGTTCGACGAGCCCGTGCGCGGCCACCGCGGCTATCCGTCGTCGCTCATCAGCGAGGACATGATGCGGCCCCACGGCGCCGACTTCGCCGGGGGCTACCTCATGCAGAGCCTCGGCGTCATGCCGCTCACGTTCGCCACGACCCTCGCGCGCGGCGGCGGGCTGTGGGGGCGGGAGCTCATGCAGCGCATCGATCAGGCCCGCTTCATGGCGGGCATCGGCATCAATGCCGAATGCCTGCCGTCCGACGACAACCGCCTCGAGCTGTCGGACGAGCTCGACGAGCACGGCATTCCGCGTGCGGTGGTCACGTTCACCGCCGGCGAGAACGAGCGGGCGATCGATCGACACGCCACCGGCACGATGGTGCGGATCATGACGGCGGCGCGCGCCCAGGAGACGATCGTGCTGGCCCGCACGGCGCACACGATCGGCACGTGCCGCATGTCGGAGCATCCGGATGACGGCGTCGTCGACGCATCCGGACGCTCGCACGAGATCCCCAACCTGTGGATCTGCGACAACTCGGTGTTCCCGAGCGCGCTGGCCGCGAATCCGGCGCTCACGATCATGGCGCTGTCGCTGCGCACCGCGGACGCCCTCGCGAGGGGGTAA
- a CDS encoding Ltp family lipoprotein → MSDSTTSGAPAGWYPAGVGGQERYWDGAMWTDHVRPTATVASPVVEAHTVPSDVSTEVVPAPSASKPWYRRKAIIIPAAVVGGVLVLSTVITAVGVGRAAQTIAEREPVVTEVEEAEDDEPAEVDPAPSAADVTVPATEGMTAKEAQAVLENAGLEVEFSADKGFVIDRDNWTVLGTVPAAGAAAKVGDAVVVNVKKTAEIEQEAAQPPAEPAAPAAPPASAMSLGQQNAVESAKSYLRFTAFSRMGLTQQLTSEYGEGFEPGDAEFAIAYLEQNGLVDWNAEAVESAKSYLNLSSFSRDGLYEQLTSEYGEGFTPDQANYALGQVGY, encoded by the coding sequence ATGAGCGATTCAACGACGTCCGGCGCGCCCGCCGGATGGTATCCGGCCGGTGTCGGCGGCCAGGAACGCTACTGGGACGGGGCGATGTGGACGGATCACGTGCGGCCGACGGCGACGGTCGCATCACCCGTCGTCGAGGCGCACACGGTGCCCTCCGACGTCTCGACGGAGGTCGTGCCGGCTCCATCGGCCAGCAAGCCCTGGTACCGGCGTAAGGCGATCATCATTCCGGCGGCGGTCGTGGGCGGAGTGCTCGTGCTGTCGACCGTCATCACGGCGGTCGGGGTCGGCCGGGCCGCTCAGACGATCGCCGAGCGCGAACCTGTGGTCACGGAGGTCGAGGAGGCGGAGGATGACGAACCGGCGGAAGTCGACCCTGCGCCGTCGGCTGCGGACGTCACGGTGCCCGCGACCGAAGGTATGACCGCAAAAGAAGCGCAGGCCGTGCTGGAGAATGCCGGCCTCGAGGTCGAGTTCTCGGCGGACAAGGGCTTCGTGATCGATCGGGACAACTGGACGGTGCTCGGAACGGTTCCTGCCGCCGGTGCGGCGGCCAAGGTCGGTGACGCGGTGGTGGTCAACGTGAAGAAGACCGCCGAGATCGAGCAGGAGGCCGCGCAGCCTCCTGCCGAGCCGGCCGCGCCCGCCGCGCCGCCCGCGTCGGCCATGAGTCTCGGCCAGCAGAATGCCGTGGAGTCGGCGAAGTCCTACCTGCGCTTCACGGCCTTCAGCCGCATGGGCCTCACGCAGCAGCTCACGAGCGAGTACGGAGAGGGGTTCGAACCGGGAGACGCGGAGTTCGCGATCGCCTACCTCGAGCAGAACGGTCTCGTGGACTGGAACGCGGAGGCGGTCGAGTCCGCGAAGTCCTACCTGAACTTGTCGTCGTTCAGCCGCGATGGCCTCTACGAGCAGCTGACCAGCGAGTACGGCGAAGGCTTCACTCCAGATCAGGCGAACTACGCGCTCGGGCAGGTGGGGTACTGA
- a CDS encoding nuclear transport factor 2 family protein — MDKKLEQSELPEAARAFVDGWQGRDADKVAALFADDAVVSDEGRTHRGAAEIRGWIDGSINLFTTTLTFLGAREVEDMVGASYRLEGDFPGGVVDLEYQFRLDADGRIRQLDFDAAA; from the coding sequence ATGGACAAGAAGCTGGAGCAGAGCGAACTCCCCGAGGCCGCGCGCGCCTTCGTGGACGGGTGGCAGGGGCGCGACGCGGACAAGGTGGCGGCGCTGTTCGCCGACGACGCCGTCGTGTCGGATGAGGGTCGCACGCACCGCGGTGCAGCGGAGATCCGCGGATGGATCGACGGGTCGATCAACCTCTTCACCACGACGCTCACCTTCCTGGGCGCGCGCGAGGTCGAGGACATGGTCGGCGCCTCGTACCGCCTCGAGGGCGACTTCCCGGGCGGTGTCGTCGACCTCGAGTACCAGTTCCGCCTCGACGCGGACGGGCGCATCCGCCAGCTCGACTTCGACGCCGCTGCGTGA
- a CDS encoding HNH endonuclease signature motif containing protein: protein MATTLPPQRPDRWHRRPSPWAARIDVGDSCDTVSMENAVTVEVINDEAALADIVEALVEVDAAIAALEADKVLHLAAARRIAQVRESRQSVDTQRRQMEERSIAAEIAVATHVHDSAVQNQMHRAQILVDLFPATLDALADSRISARHARIITDAGSGLSDPAARAEYEETVLEYAMRENPPRTQKFAQDAAEALAPRSITERHAAAVRRRRVWVDDLGDGTSQLTAIGSSVLMHGAMDRLTRMAKQVLSVAVTAPAEGGCGGDEAAPSGGAQAPTVTVHDERTLDQVRADLVTDLLLAGRPSLDPTVDTVSGGLGAVRAHVSVVIPATTAAGIHDRGASLEGAYPIDATTARTLMAGAPMWERVLTHPITGTVMAADTYRRPAALDRFLAVRDIHCRFPGCRQPARRCDRDHTLDWALGGTTSACNLACLCKRHHTLKTETEWRAEQLPDGSIRWRTPLGRVATDVPERYVVFRPDPGSDPGPPGAPPF from the coding sequence GTGGCGACGACTCTTCCTCCTCAGCGGCCCGATCGATGGCATCGGCGGCCGTCCCCCTGGGCAGCGAGGATCGATGTCGGGGATAGCTGCGATACTGTTAGCATGGAGAACGCGGTCACCGTCGAAGTTATCAACGACGAGGCGGCTCTGGCGGACATCGTCGAGGCGCTCGTCGAGGTCGACGCGGCGATCGCGGCGCTGGAGGCGGACAAGGTCCTGCACCTGGCCGCGGCTCGGCGGATCGCGCAGGTGCGCGAATCCCGTCAGTCAGTCGATACGCAGCGGCGACAGATGGAGGAGCGCTCGATCGCGGCCGAGATCGCGGTCGCGACGCACGTGCATGACAGCGCCGTGCAGAACCAGATGCATCGGGCGCAGATCCTGGTCGATCTCTTCCCGGCGACGCTGGACGCCCTTGCAGACAGCCGCATCAGCGCGCGTCATGCACGCATCATCACCGACGCCGGCAGCGGCCTCTCCGATCCCGCCGCCCGCGCCGAGTACGAGGAGACGGTGCTCGAGTACGCGATGCGCGAGAACCCGCCGCGCACGCAGAAGTTCGCCCAAGACGCCGCCGAAGCACTCGCCCCGCGGTCGATCACCGAGCGCCACGCCGCGGCGGTCCGTCGCCGCCGCGTGTGGGTGGATGACCTCGGCGACGGCACGAGCCAGCTGACGGCGATCGGGTCGTCGGTGCTCATGCATGGCGCGATGGATCGGCTCACGCGCATGGCGAAGCAGGTCCTGAGCGTCGCCGTGACGGCGCCGGCCGAGGGCGGATGCGGCGGCGATGAGGCAGCGCCGTCGGGCGGCGCGCAGGCGCCGACGGTCACGGTCCACGACGAGCGCACGCTCGATCAGGTGCGCGCCGACCTGGTCACCGACCTCCTCCTCGCCGGGCGGCCGTCGCTCGACCCGACGGTCGACACCGTCTCTGGCGGCCTCGGCGCCGTGCGCGCGCACGTGTCGGTCGTCATCCCCGCGACCACGGCCGCCGGCATCCACGACCGGGGTGCCTCGCTCGAGGGCGCGTACCCCATCGACGCGACGACCGCACGCACGCTCATGGCCGGCGCGCCGATGTGGGAGCGGGTGCTGACGCACCCGATCACCGGAACGGTCATGGCGGCCGACACCTACCGGCGGCCGGCGGCCCTCGATCGATTTCTTGCCGTGCGCGACATCCACTGCCGTTTTCCGGGGTGCCGCCAGCCCGCCCGACGATGCGACCGTGATCACACGCTCGACTGGGCGCTGGGAGGCACGACCTCGGCGTGCAACCTCGCGTGCCTGTGCAAGCGTCACCACACGCTCAAGACCGAGACGGAGTGGCGCGCCGAGCAGCTGCCGGATGGCAGCATCCGCTGGCGCACACCCCTCGGACGGGTGGCGACCGATGTGCCGGAGAGATACGTCGTGTTCCGTCCCGATCCCGGATCCGATCCGGGGCCGCCCGGCGCGCCACCCTTCTGA
- a CDS encoding ATP-dependent DNA ligase: protein MGKFLFEGHLSADFDDRLLAHLQVVIGTKLRRGESFHFTWKDDRSIGDGRTSVYIHPSSVVWYKYYGGRPAALNGAWIDALMYTANSSRGLYVVPEPAPEPQKQVTDEAY from the coding sequence ATGGGCAAGTTCCTTTTCGAGGGCCACCTCAGCGCCGACTTCGACGATCGGCTGCTCGCGCACCTCCAGGTCGTGATCGGCACGAAGCTGCGTCGCGGCGAATCGTTCCACTTCACGTGGAAGGACGACCGCTCGATCGGCGACGGACGCACCTCGGTGTACATCCATCCGAGCAGCGTCGTCTGGTACAAGTACTACGGCGGGCGTCCGGCGGCTCTGAACGGCGCGTGGATCGACGCCCTGATGTACACCGCGAATTCGAGCCGGGGGCTGTACGTCGTGCCCGAACCCGCGCCCGAGCCCCAGAAGCAGGTGACCGATGAAGCGTATTGA
- a CDS encoding carbohydrate kinase, with protein sequence MPRMLVIGEALIDIVKGVEIVGGSPANVALGLGRFGRAPQLLTALAPDERGWRIAAHLEESGVEVRPESFVLDRTSTARAELQPDGSAHYDFDIAWRLAEIDIDGVDAVHVGSIACFLEPGAAVVLRMLRRAAARGVRVTFDPNIRPALVGGVDVRARVEEIAALSTAVKLSDEDAAHIYPDLSLDDALAALLATGPALAVATRGGEGALLRTAHERVDIAARRTDVVDTVGAGDTFMAALILCLGEPDPLTAERLREIGEFCATSAAITVGRAGADLPTLADVERALL encoded by the coding sequence ATGCCGCGCATGCTCGTCATCGGCGAAGCCCTCATCGACATCGTGAAGGGCGTCGAGATCGTCGGCGGCTCGCCCGCCAACGTGGCCCTCGGCCTCGGACGCTTCGGGCGCGCGCCGCAGCTGCTCACGGCGCTCGCGCCCGACGAGCGGGGCTGGCGGATCGCGGCACACCTCGAGGAGTCGGGTGTCGAGGTGCGCCCGGAGTCGTTCGTGCTCGACCGGACGTCGACCGCGCGCGCCGAGCTGCAGCCCGACGGCTCGGCGCACTACGACTTCGACATCGCGTGGCGCCTCGCCGAGATCGACATCGACGGGGTCGACGCCGTGCACGTGGGGTCGATCGCGTGCTTCCTCGAACCCGGCGCGGCCGTCGTGCTGCGGATGCTGCGCCGCGCCGCCGCCCGCGGCGTGCGGGTGACCTTCGACCCGAACATCCGGCCCGCCCTCGTCGGCGGCGTCGACGTGCGGGCCCGCGTCGAGGAGATCGCGGCCCTGTCGACCGCCGTGAAGCTCAGCGACGAGGACGCCGCGCACATCTACCCCGATCTGTCGCTCGACGACGCGCTCGCCGCGCTGCTGGCGACCGGCCCGGCGCTCGCCGTGGCCACGCGCGGCGGCGAGGGCGCCCTGCTACGCACCGCGCACGAGCGGGTGGACATCGCCGCGCGACGCACCGACGTCGTCGACACGGTCGGGGCGGGCGACACGTTCATGGCCGCGCTCATCCTGTGCCTCGGGGAGCCGGACCCGCTCACAGCCGAGCGCCTGCGCGAGATCGGCGAGTTCTGCGCGACCTCCGCCGCCATCACGGTCGGGCGCGCGGGCGCCGACCTGCCGACGCTCGCCGACGTCGAGCGCGCCCTGCTCTGA
- a CDS encoding SDR family oxidoreductase: MSENDRDRLDGRRALVTGGTKGAGRAVAARLRELGADVWVSARSMPEGYEHPDRFIAADTSTKEGTDLVSAAITGAGGADIIVHVVGGSSTPAGGFAAIPEEQWITELQLNFLGAARLDHALIPDMISKRAGVVLHFTSIQREMPLWESTIPYASAKAALRTYSKALATELAPKGVRVNAVSPGGIRTEATEVFYDRLADANGISRDEAAQGVMDALGGVPLGRFAEPEEVADLVGFLVSDRVSAIVGAEVVIDGGTVRTV, encoded by the coding sequence ATGTCAGAGAACGACCGCGACCGTCTCGACGGTCGACGCGCACTGGTCACAGGCGGCACGAAGGGAGCTGGTCGCGCGGTGGCCGCACGCCTTCGCGAGCTCGGCGCCGACGTCTGGGTGTCGGCGCGCTCGATGCCGGAGGGCTACGAGCACCCCGACCGCTTCATCGCGGCCGACACCTCCACGAAGGAGGGCACCGACCTCGTCTCCGCGGCGATCACGGGCGCGGGCGGCGCCGACATCATCGTGCACGTCGTCGGCGGCTCCTCCACGCCTGCGGGCGGATTCGCGGCGATCCCCGAGGAGCAGTGGATCACCGAGCTCCAGCTCAACTTCCTCGGCGCTGCGCGGCTCGACCATGCGCTCATCCCGGACATGATCTCGAAGCGAGCGGGGGTCGTGCTGCACTTCACGTCGATCCAACGCGAGATGCCGCTGTGGGAGTCGACCATTCCGTACGCGTCCGCGAAGGCGGCACTTCGCACCTACAGCAAGGCCCTCGCGACCGAGCTGGCGCCGAAGGGCGTGCGCGTGAACGCGGTCAGCCCCGGCGGCATCCGCACCGAGGCGACGGAGGTGTTCTACGACCGGCTCGCCGACGCGAACGGCATCAGCCGAGACGAGGCAGCGCAGGGGGTGATGGACGCGCTCGGAGGCGTGCCGCTCGGCCGATTCGCGGAGCCCGAGGAGGTCGCCGACCTCGTCGGGTTCCTCGTCTCCGACCGGGTGTCGGCGATCGTGGGCGCCGAGGTCGTCATCGACGGTGGAACCGTTCGGACGGTCTGA
- a CDS encoding DUF11 domain-containing protein: protein MGAAPWPALVKKADPTALALLGYTGASLRVERPVLSSGAIPPGGIVEFSAVVTNDGDSDAVVAIDYAIGFQRANGTVSPKTFKLATRRLAPGESVVVRKAHSFRPITTRSYYPGRHVVTVQANGALSPPAEFVLAADDGGAPHRGGSR, encoded by the coding sequence GTGGGTGCTGCGCCATGGCCTGCGCTCGTCAAGAAGGCCGATCCGACGGCGCTGGCGCTGCTCGGCTACACCGGAGCAAGTCTGCGCGTCGAGCGGCCGGTCCTGTCGAGCGGGGCCATCCCGCCGGGCGGCATCGTCGAGTTCTCGGCCGTCGTCACCAACGACGGGGACAGCGACGCGGTCGTGGCGATCGACTACGCCATCGGCTTCCAGCGGGCGAACGGCACGGTGAGCCCGAAGACGTTCAAGCTCGCGACGCGGCGACTCGCACCGGGGGAGAGCGTCGTCGTGCGCAAGGCGCACTCGTTCCGCCCGATCACCACGCGCTCCTACTACCCCGGCCGCCACGTCGTGACCGTGCAGGCTAACGGCGCCCTCTCGCCACCCGCCGAGTTCGTTCTGGCGGCCGACGACGGAGGTGCCCCGCACCGAGGAGGATCTCGATGA
- a CDS encoding DUF2795 domain-containing protein, which translates to MADTPTPIELQKYLGGVEYPASKDDLVTAARGNGAPDDLVSALEGAGADSFDSPTDVSSALSGS; encoded by the coding sequence ATGGCCGACACCCCCACGCCGATCGAGCTGCAGAAGTACCTCGGCGGCGTCGAGTACCCCGCGAGCAAGGACGACCTCGTCACCGCGGCGCGCGGCAACGGCGCTCCCGACGACCTCGTCTCGGCGCTCGAGGGCGCCGGCGCCGACTCGTTCGATTCGCCGACCGACGTCAGCAGCGCGCTGTCGGGCTCCTGA